The Moraxella osloensis genome contains a region encoding:
- a CDS encoding glycosyltransferase family 52, with the protein MNLIICITPLQVLIAKQIIKQHSTPFIGLYLPYGIHSKSEPKHRYYFEQLEQVCQKSAFIELNNKTWGERFVTLNHIKTTLNMLDIWQKPIENVYLASIDVLFLQYVISKVKFQQLYTFDDGTANIFPNSSYFQPLPKSLPLQLFKRVAGITYPSIPSILAISKKHFTIFPQEKNIIATTEPVYLFDKADNQPDENLPVKRLLLGQALDNFIGDKAYADIVETMVKVFHLDAFCPHPREKLDFSHLLPVIDSDKIIEDYLSEALQQNPQQRFEIYTFISTAVFSLKEFPRTQVFMVYTQTLWNKFPDAYQFLASRGFTLINLDDADNLNGFKG; encoded by the coding sequence ATGAATCTCATTATTTGTATCACCCCCTTGCAAGTGTTGATTGCCAAGCAAATTATTAAGCAACACAGTACCCCCTTTATAGGGCTTTATTTGCCGTATGGCATCCATTCAAAAAGCGAGCCCAAACACCGCTATTATTTTGAACAACTTGAGCAAGTCTGCCAAAAATCCGCCTTTATCGAATTGAACAATAAAACCTGGGGCGAACGTTTTGTCACCCTAAACCACATCAAAACCACACTTAACATGCTTGATATTTGGCAAAAACCTATCGAAAACGTCTATCTTGCCAGTATTGACGTGTTGTTTTTGCAATATGTTATTTCTAAAGTAAAATTCCAACAGCTGTATACCTTTGATGACGGCACCGCTAATATTTTCCCCAACTCTAGCTATTTTCAACCGTTACCAAAATCCTTACCATTACAACTGTTTAAACGCGTTGCGGGCATTACTTATCCCAGTATCCCTAGTATTTTGGCTATCTCCAAAAAACATTTCACCATTTTTCCTCAGGAAAAAAATATCATAGCTACTACCGAGCCTGTTTATTTGTTTGATAAAGCAGACAATCAGCCTGATGAAAATTTGCCGGTAAAACGGCTGTTATTGGGGCAAGCCCTCGACAATTTTATCGGTGACAAAGCTTATGCTGATATTGTAGAAACAATGGTCAAGGTATTTCACCTTGACGCATTTTGTCCACACCCGCGAGAAAAATTGGATTTTAGCCATCTTTTGCCGGTGATTGATAGCGATAAAATCATTGAAGATTATCTAAGCGAGGCATTGCAACAAAACCCCCAGCAACGCTTTGAAATTTATACCTTTATCAGCACTGCCGTGTTCTCGCTCAAAGAATTTCCCCGCACCCAAGTATTTATGGTATATACCCAAACACTATGGAATAAATTCCCTGATGCGTATCAGTTTCTTGCCAGTCGTGGTTTTACCCTCATTAATTTAGATGACGCAGATAATCTAAATGGGTTCAAAGGGTAA
- a CDS encoding PHP domain-containing protein has translation MNSLNLDILSSSPIYTQLPIDMHCHSTRSDGTFSPSEVVQKAHEKGVKVLSLSDHDTVLGILEARQTAESLGMTLIHGVEISCRHRVMGGYAKKPAQNEKVIHVLGYGFSDIETMHSKLAAIQANRETRGYAMCERVASTFKRPMDEIWQAVLVQAKGNPQAVGRTHIAKVMADQGLVSDVQKAFTGYLADHKPCYVALDGLSLKDCINLIHDCGGKASLAHATRYNLTANKVRKLIADFASSSGDAVELPASNEPTSTRHMVDRVIKAHELKVSIGSDFHGSTMPWRVLGGVPKLHEGQVGIWESC, from the coding sequence GTGAATTCTTTAAATCTCGATATTTTGTCTAGCAGTCCTATTTATACCCAACTCCCGATTGATATGCACTGCCACAGTACCCGCTCCGATGGCACTTTTAGCCCAAGCGAAGTGGTGCAAAAAGCGCATGAAAAAGGGGTGAAAGTATTATCCTTAAGTGACCATGATACAGTACTTGGTATCCTTGAGGCGCGCCAAACCGCTGAGAGTCTTGGTATGACGCTGATTCACGGTGTTGAAATCAGCTGTCGTCATCGTGTCATGGGCGGCTACGCCAAAAAACCTGCCCAAAATGAAAAAGTGATTCATGTACTGGGGTACGGCTTTAGTGATATCGAAACAATGCACAGCAAACTGGCTGCCATCCAAGCCAATCGAGAAACGCGCGGATATGCGATGTGCGAGCGTGTGGCAAGTACCTTTAAACGCCCGATGGATGAGATTTGGCAGGCGGTGTTAGTGCAAGCCAAAGGTAATCCCCAAGCGGTCGGTCGCACCCATATCGCCAAAGTGATGGCGGATCAAGGCTTGGTGAGTGATGTGCAAAAAGCCTTTACTGGCTATTTGGCTGACCATAAACCTTGCTATGTGGCACTCGATGGCTTATCGCTTAAAGACTGTATCAATTTGATTCATGACTGTGGTGGCAAAGCGTCTTTGGCTCATGCGACCCGTTACAATTTAACCGCCAACAAAGTGCGTAAACTGATTGCGGATTTTGCCAGTAGTAGTGGTGATGCGGTGGAATTGCCTGCCAGTAATGAACCGACTTCAACCCGCCATATGGTCGATAGAGTGATTAAAGCGCATGAGTTAAAGGTGTCTATCGGTAGTGATTTTCATGGCAGCACCATGCCGTGGCGGGTGCTTGGCGGTGTGCCAAAACTTCATGAAGGGCAAGTGGGGATTTGGGAGAGTTGTTAA
- a CDS encoding inner membrane-spanning protein YciB, which translates to MSGLLDLLPLLAFFYFSKQQGVLAGAAALLITTLVVYVVHFARQKGKLNKQQWVTLILTVGFCGLSLIFHDEAFLKWKSTVINSVFAVALIISVAIGKPLLELAMKNVFRLTQSGWNRLTLAWAGYFLLMAGLQYYFAFFTNNDTWINFKSWGWIPVMLVFLIGQFVFLKNHLNPDMQQQINDKGKN; encoded by the coding sequence ATGAGCGGTTTATTGGATTTGCTACCTTTACTGGCATTTTTTTACTTTTCCAAACAGCAAGGGGTACTGGCAGGTGCGGCGGCGTTATTGATTACCACACTGGTGGTATATGTCGTGCATTTTGCCAGACAAAAAGGCAAGCTCAATAAACAGCAGTGGGTGACACTGATTTTAACCGTGGGATTTTGTGGATTAAGCTTAATTTTCCATGACGAAGCGTTTTTAAAATGGAAATCAACCGTCATCAATAGCGTATTTGCAGTTGCCCTCATTATCAGTGTCGCGATAGGTAAACCGCTATTAGAGTTGGCAATGAAAAATGTGTTTCGATTGACCCAATCGGGCTGGAATAGACTCACCCTCGCTTGGGCAGGGTATTTCTTACTGATGGCAGGTTTGCAATATTATTTTGCGTTTTTTACCAACAACGATACCTGGATTAATTTTAAAAGCTGGGGATGGATACCGGTGATGCTGGTATTTTTAATCGGGCAATTTGTGTTCTTAAAAAACCACCTAAATCCAGACATGCAGCAACAAATCAATGATAAAGGAAAAAACTAA
- a CDS encoding oligosaccharide flippase family protein, whose product MLNKIKRLTHSALLKDSLIYVVGEMTAKAVPFLLLPYLTRVLGTTGFGDLSYYLSLTAFIVIAMSLSQNGALTRYFYVYGRHGLGNILLAGGLYSVGVLLIGTAISWLLHSELLFYCFFTAFLQTLIQNQLALRQCQKRPFSYLTIQLGLALGNLLWTVLIFQFFAGDTTDKVAQRLIAIILAHGVTFVAALAWAKYQFAIKFRFTPKRLKLGLGYILTLGLPLLLHGLSYTIKGQLDRVLIHQRFSSHELGVYSAGVQVASSLTIVIMAVNSALVPHLYERLKSQRMTVMQLHRLFWLSLMVPVILTAMAWAMPSSLMAWLLGADFAQSQYYVVMFVLAFSLIIPYLLLVNFLFYHAKSAQISLCSVISTVVYLVALWVLSGVSLAVVPYATIISGVVILPLLYYYTLQVEKVKKTP is encoded by the coding sequence ATGTTAAATAAAATCAAACGTTTAACACACTCTGCTTTGCTCAAAGACAGCCTGATTTATGTGGTGGGCGAGATGACCGCCAAAGCCGTGCCGTTTTTGCTATTGCCCTATTTGACACGGGTATTGGGAACGACGGGCTTTGGTGATTTGTCTTATTATTTATCGCTCACGGCATTTATTGTAATCGCCATGAGTCTGTCGCAAAATGGCGCTTTGACCCGTTATTTTTATGTGTATGGCAGGCATGGGCTGGGCAATATTTTACTGGCGGGTGGGCTATATAGCGTGGGCGTGCTGCTGATTGGCACAGCGATTAGCTGGCTGTTACATAGCGAATTGTTATTTTACTGCTTTTTTACTGCCTTTTTGCAAACCTTGATTCAAAACCAACTGGCACTGCGGCAATGCCAAAAACGCCCGTTTAGCTATCTGACCATCCAATTGGGCTTAGCCTTGGGAAATTTACTATGGACGGTGCTGATTTTTCAGTTTTTTGCGGGCGATACCACGGATAAAGTTGCCCAGCGTCTTATCGCGATTATCTTGGCGCATGGGGTTACTTTTGTGGCAGCGTTGGCGTGGGCAAAATACCAATTTGCTATCAAATTTCGCTTTACCCCAAAACGGCTCAAACTGGGACTTGGCTATATTTTAACCCTAGGCTTGCCGCTGCTGTTACATGGGTTAAGCTATACCATCAAAGGGCAACTTGACCGAGTGTTGATTCACCAGCGGTTTAGCAGTCATGAGCTAGGCGTATACTCGGCAGGCGTGCAAGTCGCCAGTAGCTTGACTATTGTGATTATGGCGGTCAATTCTGCGCTGGTGCCTCACTTATATGAACGGCTAAAATCGCAGCGCATGACAGTGATGCAATTGCATCGACTGTTTTGGCTGAGTTTGATGGTGCCTGTTATATTGACTGCCATGGCTTGGGCGATGCCGTCGTCATTAATGGCGTGGCTATTGGGGGCAGATTTTGCCCAAAGCCAGTATTATGTAGTGATGTTTGTACTGGCGTTTTCGCTGATAATTCCGTATTTGTTGTTGGTGAATTTTTTGTTTTATCATGCCAAAAGCGCGCAAATCTCACTGTGTTCCGTCATCTCAACGGTGGTGTATTTGGTTGCCTTGTGGGTGTTAAGTGGCGTATCACTGGCGGTGGTGCCGTATGCGACTATTATTAGTGGCGTGGTGATTTTGCCGCTGTTATATTATTATACGCTGCAGGTGGAAAAGGTCAAAAAAACGCCATGA
- the mnmC gene encoding FAD-dependent 5-carboxymethylaminomethyl-2-thiouridine(34) oxidoreductase MnmC, with product MSQSSQPPVSSSSSSSSSSKSSTPAATIQTAKLHWQLDDNGVTVPISGDFGDVYFSKTDGLAESRHVFIDGNDLATRLANLRNFERFVIGEIGFGTGLNILAIWQLWQQIRPDNHSHLHIITTEKFPLSKTDLEQALSVWTALAGLSQQLIDNYPPPLAGCHRLNWFDERLTIDLWLGDATSSLSQVTGQGKVDAWLLDGFAPSCNQELWSADLLAQIARLSKPHTTLATFSVASAVKQGLKHQGFSLAKRKGFGKKREMLTASFQPKSTSANFCEAYFRYNKKIKPFFVTLPFTDTFESRRRQRRKANKVKGFELPNFSAITKPLSVAVIGAGVAGLSSAYALAARGHKVTIFDKAKPLAGASGNIRGFLAPKLTSLKRLETNLHAIGYLASCRFYPYLTAQTGINILQTTGCVDLLSHNRLQLDEVKDFPPQFARLLTAEQSKAMTGFDVGQAIFLPNAGLITTANFAQAVLCHPNISFQTEELTYFQQAYFQQDCDQVLLTFTEHQQFFDHVILCMALDTCDFLPTVKRFNHSRGQVTWFAVDEHDKAQLPKLPLKYGSYYASFNENSKRHVMLGASFVRDTLDTTPATTDHQMNVADLAAAVPDLVNNTDMFTVEKNLRHWQGRASIRSQTVDYLPLVGQVWQAGYESNSRVWSFSALGSKGYAYAPICSELLAGLMCGEILPLANNMVNSLSPNRKVIRR from the coding sequence ATGTCACAATCTAGCCAACCTCCTGTCTCAAGCTCAAGCTCAAGCTCAAGCTCAAGCAAAAGTAGCACCCCAGCAGCAACCATTCAAACCGCCAAACTGCACTGGCAGCTAGATGATAACGGCGTGACTGTCCCCATTTCTGGCGACTTTGGCGATGTTTATTTTTCCAAAACAGACGGCTTGGCAGAATCTCGCCATGTTTTTATTGATGGCAACGACTTAGCCACTCGCCTCGCTAATTTGCGGAACTTTGAACGATTTGTCATCGGTGAAATTGGTTTTGGCACAGGGCTTAATATCTTGGCTATTTGGCAACTGTGGCAACAAATCAGACCTGACAATCACAGCCATTTACATATCATTACCACCGAAAAATTTCCCTTAAGCAAAACTGACCTTGAACAAGCATTGAGCGTGTGGACAGCGCTTGCTGGGTTATCACAACAGCTCATTGACAACTATCCACCGCCACTGGCTGGCTGCCATCGTTTGAACTGGTTTGACGAACGATTGACGATTGATTTATGGCTTGGCGATGCGACGAGTAGTTTGTCGCAAGTGACTGGGCAAGGCAAAGTCGATGCCTGGCTGCTTGATGGGTTTGCACCGAGCTGTAACCAAGAACTTTGGTCAGCGGATTTATTGGCTCAAATTGCAAGGTTATCCAAACCTCACACGACTTTGGCGACATTTAGCGTGGCAAGCGCAGTCAAACAGGGGCTAAAACATCAGGGTTTTAGCTTAGCCAAACGTAAAGGCTTTGGCAAAAAGCGAGAAATGCTCACCGCAAGCTTTCAACCTAAGTCAACATCCGCCAATTTTTGCGAAGCTTATTTTCGCTATAACAAAAAAATTAAACCATTTTTTGTTACCCTACCCTTTACTGACACGTTTGAATCCCGACGTCGTCAACGTCGAAAAGCCAATAAGGTTAAAGGCTTTGAACTACCCAATTTTTCCGCCATCACAAAACCGCTGTCTGTGGCGGTGATTGGGGCTGGGGTGGCGGGGTTAAGCAGTGCGTATGCCTTAGCTGCCCGTGGACACAAGGTCACCATTTTTGATAAAGCTAAGCCATTGGCAGGCGCATCGGGCAATATCCGCGGTTTTCTTGCGCCAAAACTTACGAGCCTAAAACGCCTTGAAACCAATCTACATGCGATTGGTTATTTGGCAAGCTGTCGATTTTATCCTTATTTGACCGCACAAACTGGTATTAACATCCTACAAACCACCGGCTGTGTGGATTTACTCTCACACAATCGGTTACAACTTGATGAAGTCAAAGATTTCCCACCCCAATTTGCCCGTTTATTGACCGCTGAACAATCTAAAGCAATGACAGGTTTTGATGTCGGGCAAGCGATATTTTTGCCCAATGCCGGGTTAATCACTACCGCAAACTTTGCCCAAGCTGTTTTATGCCACCCCAATATCAGCTTTCAAACCGAGGAATTAACCTATTTTCAGCAAGCCTATTTTCAGCAAGATTGCGACCAAGTGCTATTAACATTCACTGAGCATCAGCAGTTTTTTGACCATGTGATTTTGTGCATGGCGTTAGACACCTGCGATTTTTTACCCACCGTCAAACGCTTTAATCACAGCCGTGGGCAAGTGACGTGGTTTGCTGTCGATGAGCATGATAAAGCGCAATTGCCAAAACTGCCGCTAAAGTATGGCAGTTATTACGCCAGTTTTAACGAGAACAGCAAACGCCATGTCATGCTTGGGGCAAGTTTTGTCAGGGATACCTTGGATACCACGCCAGCCACCACTGACCACCAGATGAATGTGGCAGATTTGGCGGCTGCGGTGCCCGATTTGGTCAACAACACCGATATGTTTACTGTCGAAAAAAACCTACGCCATTGGCAGGGTCGCGCCAGTATCCGCAGCCAAACCGTGGATTATCTACCCCTAGTTGGGCAGGTGTGGCAAGCGGGTTATGAAAGCAACAGCCGAGTCTGGAGCTTTTCGGCATTGGGGTCAAAAGGCTATGCTTATGCCCCGATTTGTAGTGAGCTGTTGGCGGGACTGATGTGTGGGGAAATATTGCCGTTAGCTAACAACATGGTCAACAGTTTAAGCCCCAATCGCAAGGTCATTCGGCGCTAA
- a CDS encoding glycosyltransferase family 2 protein, protein MKFSVLMSLYDKENPEFLAECLTSLVNQTRQADEVVLVFDGPINLALQKVVQEFKPQLPLTIIALTKNVGLGQALNAGLNACQHDWVMRMDTDDICVANRFEQQINFIQNHPEIDVLGGQIIEFEKQLSQGKKSRTVPTSHEAIFASAKSRNPINHMTVAFKKSAVQAVGSYRHAPLFEDYDLWVRLLLADYQFANLSEVLVYARAGDAMYERRGGLAYARYEWAIQQSFYQQGFLPIAQLLKNLAIRLPVRLLPNSLRSLVYQKLLRK, encoded by the coding sequence ATGAAATTTTCTGTATTGATGTCCCTATACGACAAAGAAAACCCCGAATTTCTAGCCGAATGTCTAACCAGCTTGGTCAACCAAACACGACAAGCCGATGAAGTTGTATTGGTTTTTGATGGTCCAATCAATTTGGCATTACAAAAAGTGGTACAAGAGTTTAAGCCGCAACTGCCGTTAACGATTATCGCTTTAACAAAAAACGTCGGGCTTGGACAGGCTTTGAATGCAGGTCTAAACGCTTGTCAACATGACTGGGTCATGCGTATGGATACGGATGATATCTGTGTGGCTAACCGCTTTGAGCAGCAAATCAACTTTATCCAAAATCATCCCGAAATTGACGTGTTGGGCGGGCAAATCATTGAATTTGAAAAGCAGCTATCACAGGGGAAAAAATCTCGCACGGTGCCAACCTCACACGAGGCAATTTTTGCCTCAGCCAAGTCGCGCAATCCCATCAACCACATGACGGTTGCCTTCAAAAAATCAGCGGTACAAGCGGTCGGTAGCTATCGGCATGCGCCGCTGTTTGAAGACTATGATTTGTGGGTGCGGTTGTTGCTCGCTGACTATCAGTTTGCCAATTTGTCCGAGGTGCTGGTGTATGCACGGGCAGGGGATGCAATGTATGAACGGCGCGGGGGCTTGGCGTATGCCCGTTACGAGTGGGCTATTCAGCAAAGCTTTTATCAACAAGGGTTTTTGCCTATTGCGCAATTGCTTAAAAACCTCGCCATTCGCTTACCGGTGCGATTATTGCCAAATAGTTTACGCAGTTTGGTTTATCAAAAACTTTTAAGAAAATAA
- a CDS encoding FixH family protein → MATPTNSSASSTSNQSISKLWYKNYMVWIFVIGLPLFVVVACIWFVFYSVRIQDSTVRDDWYMDGKTLYADVSKDKLAHDLGLTGQMMIHNQSVNFKLEAPASDKFKAPEQLAVEISHATQKQKDRDIIIKRLSDGSYAGNVQLDPSKGKYYIVVHDPANSWRLRAIEELPMAKSIEFKPLTAFDKKS, encoded by the coding sequence ATGGCAACACCGACAAATTCTTCTGCTTCATCAACTTCTAATCAGTCGATATCCAAACTTTGGTATAAAAATTATATGGTTTGGATTTTTGTCATTGGTCTGCCGCTATTTGTGGTAGTCGCCTGTATCTGGTTCGTGTTTTACTCGGTGAGAATCCAAGATTCTACTGTGCGTGATGACTGGTACATGGATGGTAAGACCTTATATGCGGATGTGTCAAAAGACAAACTGGCGCATGATTTGGGGCTAACCGGTCAAATGATGATTCATAATCAGTCCGTCAATTTTAAACTTGAGGCGCCCGCTAGTGACAAGTTTAAAGCACCTGAGCAATTGGCAGTGGAGATTTCCCATGCCACCCAAAAGCAAAAAGACCGTGACATCATTATCAAACGGTTAAGTGATGGCAGTTATGCGGGCAATGTACAGCTAGACCCGTCTAAAGGTAAATACTATATTGTGGTGCATGACCCAGCCAATAGCTGGCGACTGCGTGCAATTGAAGAGTTGCCGATGGCAAAGTCGATTGAGTTTAAGCCACTGACCGCGTTTGACAAAAAATCTTAG
- a CDS encoding YciI family protein, whose protein sequence is MALFVIIGHDVPDSLELRKQFRSAHLERLTVLDEQRRLIIAGPTPIAHGEPEMSGSVLVVDFDSDEAVQAWASEEPYLLNGVYSHVDIKPFIQVFPKSAS, encoded by the coding sequence ATGGCACTTTTTGTCATTATCGGTCATGACGTCCCTGATAGCCTTGAGCTACGCAAACAATTCCGTTCTGCTCATCTTGAGCGTCTAACGGTGTTAGATGAGCAGCGCCGTCTAATCATCGCAGGCCCTACGCCAATTGCGCATGGAGAGCCTGAAATGAGTGGCAGTGTATTGGTCGTGGATTTTGACAGCGATGAAGCCGTGCAAGCTTGGGCAAGTGAAGAGCCTTACTTATTAAATGGTGTGTATAGTCATGTGGATATCAAACCTTTTATCCAAGTTTTTCCTAAATCAGCGAGTTAA
- a CDS encoding TIGR03862 family flavoprotein, which yields MMPNNQADLPKKPTVAIIGAGPAGLMAADYLRQFDVTIHVFEQKPSPARKLLMAGKSGLNISHAEPVDTFVTRYQPDDWLTPHIEDFNAAHIRDFMTRLGIESFVGSTGRIFPTMMKASPLLRAWLQALQQDGVTFFYRHSCDDIDGKQATFSVARESGNLTVSQSFDAIVLATGAMSWSRLGSDGKWQTWLSDTELTPFYASNVGICRPLSQPWSAHLHRDFGKALKRVKAQLTLPDGKIEQGFGDIIITQYGMESGLIYRLNRAMREQLNHTGKVSLQLDLLPDVANEKLLSSLKNPKKQSLANLWRKAGLDPVKIALLREIVAKTHWHDADKMTKAIKQLTVEFDSFRPIEEAISCGGGVKRTALTEDFALKSNPYIFCCGEMLDWDAPTGGYLLTACFATGRAAGQGVAQFLALSKKLTQCT from the coding sequence ATGATGCCAAATAACCAAGCCGACTTGCCAAAAAAGCCCACCGTCGCCATCATTGGCGCAGGTCCTGCTGGACTGATGGCGGCAGATTATCTGCGCCAGTTTGATGTTACAATCCACGTATTTGAACAAAAACCATCCCCTGCCCGCAAACTATTGATGGCCGGTAAATCTGGACTCAATATCTCGCACGCTGAGCCCGTTGATACCTTTGTCACGCGCTATCAGCCCGACGACTGGCTTACGCCGCATATTGAAGATTTTAATGCGGCGCATATCCGTGATTTTATGACCCGCTTGGGGATTGAATCTTTTGTTGGCTCGACAGGTCGCATCTTTCCTACCATGATGAAAGCCTCGCCACTGCTGCGGGCTTGGTTGCAAGCGCTGCAGCAGGACGGTGTAACGTTTTTTTATCGGCATAGCTGTGACGACATTGACGGCAAGCAAGCGACTTTTTCGGTAGCGCGTGAAAGCGGTAATCTGACTGTTAGCCAAAGCTTTGATGCGATTGTGTTGGCAACGGGTGCGATGTCATGGTCGCGGCTCGGTAGTGATGGCAAATGGCAGACATGGCTCAGCGACACAGAATTGACGCCGTTTTATGCCAGCAATGTCGGTATCTGTCGCCCACTGTCGCAGCCTTGGTCGGCGCATTTGCACCGCGATTTTGGCAAAGCATTAAAACGGGTGAAAGCCCAGCTGACATTGCCCGATGGCAAAATTGAGCAGGGTTTTGGCGACATTATCATCACCCAGTATGGGATGGAAAGCGGGCTGATATACCGGCTCAATCGTGCCATGCGTGAGCAATTAAATCATACGGGCAAGGTATCACTACAACTTGATTTGCTACCTGATGTGGCTAACGAAAAATTATTGAGTAGTTTAAAAAATCCCAAAAAACAATCGCTAGCGAACCTTTGGCGAAAGGCAGGACTTGACCCTGTCAAAATCGCCTTACTCAGAGAAATCGTCGCAAAAACGCACTGGCATGATGCCGATAAAATGACAAAGGCAATCAAACAGTTAACCGTAGAATTCGATAGTTTTCGACCGATTGAAGAGGCGATTAGCTGTGGCGGCGGGGTAAAACGCACCGCATTAACCGAGGATTTTGCGCTAAAATCCAATCCTTATATATTTTGCTGTGGTGAGATGCTTGATTGGGATGCGCCAACAGGTGGCTATCTGCTGACGGCTTGTTTTGCCACGGGTCGAGCCGCCGGACAAGGCGTGGCGCAGTTTTTAGCGTTATCCAAAAAATTGACGCAATGCACTTGA
- a CDS encoding beta-1,6-N-acetylglucosaminyltransferase: protein MKKHALLIQAHQDISYFIKLAKIQPNVNFYVHMDAKSNYFPEAETAQLANVVLLSDRVSVRWGGFSQIEATLKLFETAFANEDNAYFHLLSGEDVVLQPFEVIEKQWQQRFDFQAMMTCERAPQYAYRFIMDSPHADSNWQRQLTGKIITKLQQAVAKVKPYHSPIYFGSQWFSVTRADWEKIMPFTDEYSDFFRHKLVPDEHFFQTLITEKLTNQIRLSNDNRRQIIFDKNVNNGNSPIYLDLLKLEQAKFNGYWFARKVKKDVALTWLGELT from the coding sequence ATGAAAAAACACGCCTTACTTATCCAAGCCCATCAAGATATCAGTTATTTTATTAAGCTGGCGAAAATTCAGCCAAACGTCAATTTTTATGTGCATATGGATGCTAAATCTAATTATTTTCCTGAGGCTGAGACTGCACAGCTAGCCAATGTCGTTTTGCTCAGCGACAGGGTATCGGTGCGTTGGGGCGGGTTTAGCCAAATTGAAGCAACATTAAAATTGTTTGAAACGGCGTTTGCCAATGAGGACAATGCTTATTTTCACCTGTTAAGCGGTGAAGATGTGGTGTTACAACCATTTGAAGTGATAGAAAAACAGTGGCAACAGCGGTTTGATTTTCAGGCGATGATGACCTGCGAGAGGGCGCCACAGTATGCGTATCGCTTTATTATGGACAGCCCCCATGCCGACAGCAACTGGCAACGGCAATTGACGGGTAAAATCATCACCAAACTGCAACAGGCCGTGGCAAAAGTAAAACCCTATCACTCGCCCATTTATTTTGGCTCACAATGGTTTTCAGTGACGCGTGCAGACTGGGAAAAAATTATGCCTTTTACCGATGAATACAGTGATTTTTTCCGTCACAAGCTGGTGCCCGATGAACACTTTTTTCAAACCCTAATTACTGAAAAATTAACCAATCAAATTCGCCTAAGTAATGATAACCGCCGACAAATTATTTTTGATAAAAATGTGAATAATGGTAATAGCCCGATTTATTTGGATTTATTAAAGCTTGAGCAGGCGAAATTTAATGGCTATTGGTTTGCCCGTAAAGTAAAAAAGGATGTGGCATTGACTTGGCTGGGTGAGTTAACATGA